A part of Candida albicans SC5314 chromosome 2, complete sequence genomic DNA contains:
- a CDS encoding uncharacterized protein (Ortholog(s) have protein serine/threonine kinase activity, protein serine/threonine/tyrosine kinase activity, protein tyrosine kinase activity), with protein sequence MAMSANTDQKFIRTADYDFIQKLGINVYYPSYIENPQISGGELKDLIIDKPIYKEANKHAKKRSELKKLKREQRRESSQMKHDQKSQLKEAKRQSHLERKELKKELHQQKAEMKREQYQQRADKRAENRLQKSDSLKQSYCGHYMKQGLSMNSQIDPKNDNYPQPTSNNYSNNNYPQPTNYSNYPQPTSYNNYPQPNSYSNYKNLFDVSNSDTTDDEKTEVESDMESTIRSLQSTTLATTVNHSVAYNHKDEHQSKMARANSYDQTKSTFTSLRSNIKNKLKFRTHRSSSEQLELVTENVTNGHSGASETIQYTKSQMVGHGSFGVVFQIQLQPSNEIGAVKRVLQDKRFKNRELQIMKLVHHRNIADLKYYFYTNNEKNELYLNLILEFVPETLYKASHYYVSKRLNMPPLEVKLYTYQMFRALNYIHSQGICHRDIKPQNLLINPDTGELKLCDFGSAKILNPSEPNVSYICSRYYRAPELIFGATNYTTKIDVWSAGCVMAELILGQPLFPGESGIDQLVEIIKILGTPSREQIKNMNPNYMEHRFPQIKPIPLQKIFKKMSPDCIQFLIKVLQYSPIDRISCIEGLIDPYFDELRNENTKLPNYRKIFSQQFHSNNSSGFGNAANYQLYNSQPDLRDLPELFDFDDRELSVAPRLNKQLVPNWAYSHLRLNQHINSLDDFSPMSADELKVTLE encoded by the exons atGGCCATGTCTGCAAACACTGATCAGAAATTTATTAGAACTGCTGATTACGACTTTATTCAAAAGCTAGGCATCAATGTGTATTATCCAAGTTATATTGAAAACCCTCAGATTCTGGGTGGGGAACTTAAAGACCTTATAATTGACAAGCCCATTTACAAAGAAGCCAATAAACATGCAAAGAAAAGACTGGagttaaagaaattgaaaagagaACAAAGACGAGAGAGTCTGCAAATGAAACATGATCAAAAAAGTCAACTCAAAGAAGCCAAACGACAACTGCAtttagaaagaaaagaattaaagaaagaacTACATCAACAAAAGGCAGAAATGAAAAGAGAACAGTATCAACAACGAGCTGACAAACGGGCAGAAAATCGACTTCAGAAATCTGATTCTCTTAAACAATCGTACTGTGGTCATTACATGAAACAAGGATTAAGCATGAACAGTCAAATAGATCcaaaaaatgataattatCCCCAACCCACTAGCAACAACTATAGCAATAACAATTACCCACAACCCACAAACTATAGTAATTACCCACAACCAACAAGTTACAATAATTACCCACAACCCAACAGTTACAGTAATTACAAGAATCTATTTGATGTCAGCAATAGTGATACGACTGATGACGAAAAAACTGAAGTTGAAAGTGATATGGAATCGACAATCAGATCGTTGCAATCAACTACTTTGGCAACAACAGTTAACCACTCAGTAGCTTACAACCATAAGGACGAACACCAGAGTAAAATGGCACGAGCCAATTCTTATGATCAAACTAAATCAACATTTACTAGTTTGCGATCCAATATtaagaataaattgaaattcagAACACACAGAAGTTCAAGTGAACAATTAG AACTTGTAACGGAGAATGTCACCAATGGCCACTCAGGTGCGTCAGAAACCATCCAATACACTAAATCACAGATGGTTGGACATGGGTCATTCGGAGTGGTATTTCAAATACAACTTCAACCTTCCAATGAAATAGGAGCAGTGAAGCGTGTGTTACAGGACAAACGTTTCAAAAATCGTGAATTACAAATCATGAAATTGGTTCATCACAGAAATATAGCTGATTTGAAATACTATTTCTACACcaacaatgaaaaaaatgaactttacttgaatttgattttggagTTTGTACCAGAAACTCTTTACAAGGCTAGTCATTATTATGTTTCCAAAAGATTAAACATGCCTCCATTAGAAGTTAAATTATACACCTACCAAATGTTTAGAGCATTAAATTACATTCATTCACAAGGCATTTGTCATAGAGATATTAAACCACAGAATTTGCTCATCAATCCTGATACTGGTGAGTTAAAATTATGTGATTTTGGGTCGGCTAAGATTTTGAACCCTAGTGAGCCCAATGTGTCGTATATTTGTTCTAGATATTATCGTGCACCCGAATTAATCTTTGGTGCTACTAATTATACAACCAAGATTGATGTATGGTCAGCTGGTTGTGTGATGGCCGAATTAATTTTGGGACAACCATTATTTCCTGGTGAATCTGGCATAGATCAATTGGTGGAAATCATCAAGATATTGGGTACACCATCGAGggaacaaatcaaaaatatgaaTCCAAATTATATGGAACATCGTTTCCCACAAATAAAACCAATACctttacaaaaaattttcaaaaaaatgagTCCAGATTGCATACAGTTTTTAATCAAAGTATTACAATATTCACCAATTGATAGAATTTCGTGTATTGAAGGATTAATCGATCCAtattttgatgaattgagGAATGAAAACACAAAATTACCAAATTATAGAAAAATATTCCTGCAACAATTTCATAGTAATAATTCTAGTGGGTTTGGCAATGCTGccaattatcaattgtacAATTCTCAACCTGATTTAAGAGATTTACCagaattgtttgatttcgATGATCGTGAATTGTCAGTTGCCCCCCGTTTGAACAAACAATTGGTTCCAAATTGGGCATATTCGCATTTGAGATTAAATCAGCATATAAATAGCTTGGATGATTTCTCGCCAATGTCTGCTGATGAATTAAAAGTTACCCTTGAATag
- the RIM11 gene encoding serine/threonine protein kinase (Ortholog of S. cerevisiae Rim11; a protein kinase involved in meiosis and sporulation in S. cerevisiae; mutant is viable), whose protein sequence is MSAKIELVTENVTNGHSGASETIQYTKSQMVGHGSFGVVFQIQLQPSNEIGAVKRVLQDKRFKNRELQIMKLVHHRNIADLKYYFYTNNEKNELYLNLILEFVPETLYKASHYYVSKRLNMPPLEVKLYTYQMFRALNYIHSQGICHRDIKPQNLLINPDTGELKLCDFGSAKILNPSEPNVSYICSRYYRAPELIFGATNYTTKIDVWSAGCVMAELILGQPLFPGESGIDQLVEIIKILGTPSREQIKNMNPNYMEHRFPQIKPIPLQKIFKKMSPDCIQFLIKVLQYSPIDRISCIEGLIDPYFDELRNENTKLPNYRKIFSQQFHSNNSSGFGNAANYQLYNSQPDLRDLPELFDFDDRELSVAPRLNKQLVPNWAYSHLRLNQHINSLDDFSPMSADELKVTLE, encoded by the coding sequence ATGTCTGCCAAAATAGAACTTGTAACGGAGAATGTCACCAATGGCCACTCAGGTGCGTCAGAAACCATCCAATACACTAAATCACAGATGGTTGGACATGGGTCATTCGGAGTGGTATTTCAAATACAACTTCAACCTTCCAATGAAATAGGAGCAGTGAAGCGTGTGTTACAGGACAAACGTTTCAAAAATCGTGAATTACAAATCATGAAATTGGTTCATCACAGAAATATAGCTGATTTGAAATACTATTTCTACACcaacaatgaaaaaaatgaactttacttgaatttgattttggagTTTGTACCAGAAACTCTTTACAAGGCTAGTCATTATTATGTTTCCAAAAGATTAAACATGCCTCCATTAGAAGTTAAATTATACACCTACCAAATGTTTAGAGCATTAAATTACATTCATTCACAAGGCATTTGTCATAGAGATATTAAACCACAGAATTTGCTCATCAATCCTGATACTGGTGAGTTAAAATTATGTGATTTTGGGTCGGCTAAGATTTTGAACCCTAGTGAGCCCAATGTGTCGTATATTTGTTCTAGATATTATCGTGCACCCGAATTAATCTTTGGTGCTACTAATTATACAACCAAGATTGATGTATGGTCAGCTGGTTGTGTGATGGCCGAATTAATTTTGGGACAACCATTATTTCCTGGTGAATCTGGCATAGATCAATTGGTGGAAATCATCAAGATATTGGGTACACCATCGAGggaacaaatcaaaaatatgaaTCCAAATTATATGGAACATCGTTTCCCACAAATAAAACCAATACctttacaaaaaattttcaaaaaaatgagTCCAGATTGCATACAGTTTTTAATCAAAGTATTACAATATTCACCAATTGATAGAATTTCGTGTATTGAAGGATTAATCGATCCAtattttgatgaattgagGAATGAAAACACAAAATTACCAAATTATAGAAAAATATTCCTGCAACAATTTCATAGTAATAATTCTAGTGGGTTTGGCAATGCTGccaattatcaattgtacAATTCTCAACCTGATTTAAGAGATTTACCagaattgtttgatttcgATGATCGTGAATTGTCAGTTGCCCCCCGTTTGAACAAACAATTGGTTCCAAATTGGGCATATTCGCATTTGAGATTAAATCAGCATATAAATAGCTTGGATGATTTCTCGCCAATGTCTGCTGATGAATTAAAAGTTACCCTTGAATag
- a CDS encoding uncharacterized protein (Protein of unknown function; Spider biofilm induced) encodes MFRRVIVTSPRIFKASQPHLVNFKACSPSLLHRSFCQSSTSLKLFSKSTSSANIKTKPKPNTPTTATTTTATTTSSIDPTEKDFQSHPILKRVPKFLRSYAKQFINAPFSHLISFLILHEITAIIPLFSLWYFFHNNPSFIPMEIPSWAIDQGAKIIDYALSKITNWEINSKDKMSIIIEGAYAFSIVKFLLPLRIIVSLSLMPWFARWFIVPISNIFPNFTKLLNYKKIKQKQDKTRFDNAKIKHVEKPRL; translated from the coding sequence ATGTTTAGAAGAGTCATTGTAACATCACCAAGAATATTTAAAGCATCTCAACCCCATTTGGTTAATTTTAAAGCATGTTCACCTAGTCTTCTACACCGCTCGTTCTGTCAAAGTTCAAcaagtttgaaattattcTCCAAAAGCACTTCATCTGCCAACATCAAAACCAAACCCAAACCCAACACTCCCACAACTGCTACTACCACTACCgctactactacttcaTCTATAGATCCAACAGAAAAGGATTTCCAATCACATCCAATTTTAAAACGAGTTCCCAAATTTCTTCGATCTTATGCTAAGCAATTCATTAATGCACCATTTTctcatttaatttcatttttaatacTTCATGAAATAACGGCCATAATtccattattttcattatggTATTTTTTCCATAATAATCCATCATTTATCCCTATGGAAATCCCAAGTTGGGCCATTGATCAAGGTGccaaaatcattgattatgcgttatcaaaaatcaccaattgggaaatcaattcaaaagataaaatgctgattattattgaagGTGCATATGCGTTTAGtattgttaaatttttattaccATTAAGAATTATAGTTAGTTTATCATTAATGCCATGGTTTGCAAGATGGTTTATTGTTCCTATACTGAATATTTTCCCTAATTTTACAaagttattgaattataaaaaGATTAAACAAAAGCAAGATAAAACAAGGTTTGATAATGCTAAAATTAAACATGTTGAAAAACCTAGATTGTAA
- the ERG10 gene encoding acetyl-CoA C-acetyltransferase (Acetyl-CoA acetyltransferase; role in ergosterol biosynthesis; soluble in hyphae; changes in protein abundance associated with azole resistance; fluconazole or ketoconazole induced; macrophage-downregulated protein; GlcNAc-induced protein), producing MVPPVYIVSTARTPIGSFQGTLSSLTYSDLGAHAVKAALNKVPQIKPEDVDEIVFGGVLQANVGQAPARQVALKAGLTDKIVASTVNKVCASGLKAIIIGAQNIICGTSDIVVVGGAESMTNTPYYLPTARNGARFGDSTLIDGIQKDGLLDVYEQKLMGVAAEKCAADHGFTREQQDEFAIKSYQKAGNALKQGKFNQEIAPVTIKGVRGKPDVVVEKDEEIEKFNEAKLKSARAVFQKENGTVTGPNASKINDGAAALILVSEAKLKELGLKPLAKINGWGEAARNPIDFTIAPALAVPKAVKHAGLTLDQVDFFELNEAFSVVGLANAEICQIPLEKLNAYGGAVALGHPLGCSGARIVVTLLSVLIQEGGKIGCAGVCNGGGGASSIVIEKVDSDFKL from the coding sequence ATGGTCCCACCTGTTTATATTGTTTCTACTGCTAGAACTCCAATTGGTTCATTTCAAGGTACATTATCATCTTTAACTTATTCAGATTTAGGTGCTCATGCTGTCAAAGCTGCTTTGAACAAAGTCCCTCAAATCAAACCAgaagatgttgatgaaattgtATTTGGTGGTGTTTTACAAGCCAATGTTGGTCAAGCTCCAGCTAGACAAGTTGCCTTGAAGGCAGGTTTAACtgataaaattgttgcCAGTACTGTTAACAAAGTTTGTGCTTCTGGTTTGAAAGCTATTATAATTGGTGCTCAAAACATTATTTGTGGCACTAgtgatattgttgttgttggtggtgctgAATCCATGACCAACACGCCATACTACTTGCCAACTGCTAGAAATGGTGCTAGATTTGGTGATTCCACTTTAATTGATGGTATTCAAAAAGATGGTTTGTTGGATGTTTACgaacaaaaattaatgGGTGTTGCCGCTGAAAAATGTGCTGCTGACCATGGATTCACCAGAGAACAACAAGATGAATTTGCTATCAAATCATATCAAAAAGCTGGTAATGCATTAAAGCAAGGTAAATTCAACCAAGAAATCGCTCCAGTTACTATTAAAGGTGTTAGAGGTAAACcagatgttgttgttgaaaaagatgaagaaattgaaaaattcaatgaaGCCAAACTTAAGTCAGCTAGAGCCGTTttccaaaaagaaaatggtACTGTTACTGGTCCAAATGCTTCTAAGATTAATGATGGTGCTGCTGCATTGATTTTAGTTTCTGAagcaaaattgaaagaattggGTTTAAAACCTTTAGCTAAAATCAATGGTTGGGGTGAAGCCGCCAGAAatccaattgatttcacAATTGCTCCAGCTTTAGCTGTTCCAAAAGCTGTCAAGCACGCTGGTTTGACTCTTGATCAAgttgatttctttgaattgaatgaagCCTTTTCCGTTGTTGGTTTAGCCAATGCTGAAATATGTCAAATTCcattagaaaaattgaatgcTTATGGTGGTGCTGTTGCCTTGGGTCATCCTCTTGGTTGTTCTGGTGCAAGAATTGTTGTCACTTTATTGTCTGTCTTGATTCAAGAAGGTGGTAAAATTGGTTGTGCTGGTGTTTGTAacggtggtggtggtgcctcatctattgttattgaaaaagtcGATAGTGACTTTAAATTGTAA
- a CDS encoding uncharacterized protein (Ortholog of C. dubliniensis CD36 : Cd36_18970, C. parapsilosis CDC317 : CPAR2_212800, Debaryomyces hansenii CBS767 : DEHA2F08690g and Candida guilliermondii ATCC 6260 : PGUG_01488) — MSSLDYLWTEDYLNSFEIENRFTDTTITFIIVSKDPSTCYDNLIRFSQPWLKSYPWTIDQPSITQQSTNIKGTKIDYIYGELNYHEYTPESLLLISILFQFTKYHQDCYIHLFDSITIEPILYYCHDFLPNDLQDINTSINRTWIHDFNIIVLNLHDDRYVNLFIAIQQLNNLDYTINHQLREFWHEKIVFDEYLKIVHDVEIVNLPLDIGKLITHDPTMIGKALVALEQVSKLEKISNGEPPSPSPPLECCDVIVPINDINLATLGSLCISNSDNDIRIRDILAHGLSKWYSDRSNSNSNSEPLPSIPSSIVKISRLDLQKELINRGLLSHIVEEDKDVYQVIANMDSNETTIENEEEFANQLSQILLDKRVQNLIEEEEEEDEDEDEDDDDDYSELSDDELIDFRNKYYEITNVWLDKDQVKSKYNQFKQSIITSVNNFKQEFENTEFDDFPEFMETNVILDLNEGYNDDSDYKSDDEGTYQGDMAFEEYVKFKKKLRKEGGIVGSDNDEEDEDWEDIDNDDNDDEDYGYSDDGDSDGYIEEIYQESPKISEIHDPDPEVIERLSNNLRNLQTNDRQKPSNLEDIIRNTYK; from the coding sequence ATGTCATCACTTGATTATTTATGGACAGAAGATTATTTGAatagttttgaaattgaaaatagatTCACAGACACGACAATAACATTTATAATAGTTTCAAAAGACCCATCAACATGTTATGATAATTTAATCCGTTTTTCTCAACCATGGTTAAAATCTTATCCTTGGACAATTGATCAACCTAGTATAACTCAACAATCAACCAATATTAAAGGCACCAAGATCGATTATATATATGGtgaattaaattatcatgAATATACTCCtgaatcattattattaatatcaatattatttcaattcaccaaatatcatcaagattgttatattcatttatttgattcaataacCATTGAACCAATCCTATATTATTGTCATGATTTTTTACCTAATGATTTACAAGACATTAATACATCGATTAATCGAACTTGGATTCatgatttcaatataattgTATTGAATTTACATGATGATCGATAtgttaatttatttattgctatacaacaattgaataatttagATTATACgataaatcatcaacttcGAGAATTTTGGcatgaaaaaattgtatttgatgaatatttgaaaattgttcATGATGTGgaaattgttaatttgCCATTAGATATAGGGAAATTAATTACTCATGATCCAACAATGATAGGTAAAGCACTTGTTGCATTAGAACAAGTActgaaattagaaaaaatatCTAATGGGGaaccaccatcaccatcaccaccattGGAATGTTGTGATGTGATTGTTCCTATTAATGATATAAATTTGGCAACATTAGGATCACTTTGTATTAGTAATagtgataatgatattCGAATACGAGATATACTTGCTCATGGATTATCAAAATGGTATAGTGATagatcaaattcaaattcaaattcagaACCATTACCACTGATCCcttcatcaattgttaaaatttcaagattAGATTTACAAAAGGAATTGATTAATCGAGGATTATTATCACATATAGTGgaagaagataaagatGTTTATCAAGTGATTGCTAATATGGATAGTAATGAAACaactattgaaaatgaagaagaatttgcTAATCAATTATCACAAATTTTATTAGATAAAAGAgttcaaaatttgatagaagaagaagaagaagaagacgagGACGAGGACgaggatgatgatgatgattatcTGGAATTAtctgatgatgaattaattgattttagaaataaatattatGAAATAACTAATGTTTGGTTAGATAAAGATCAAGTGAAATctaaatataatcaatttaaacaaCTGATAATAACTCTggttaataattttaaacaagaatttgaaaatacagaatttgatgatttccCTGAATTTATGGAGACTAATGTAATTTTAGATTTAAATGAAGGTTATAATGATGATAGTGATTATAaaagtgatgatgaaggGACATATCAAGGTGATATGGCATTTGAAGAATAtgttaaatttaaaaagaaattacgTAAAGAAGGTGGAATTGTTGGTAGTGATAATGACGAGGAAGATGAAGATTGGGAAGATATTGACAATGATGATAACGATGATGAAGACTATGGTTATAGTGATGATGGAGATAGTGACGGATATATTGAAGAGATTTATCAAGAATCTCCGAAAATAAGTGAAATTCATGACCCTGATCCAGAAGTCATTGAAAGattatctaataatttacGAAATCTACAAACTAATGATAGACAAAAACCATCAAATCTTGAAGATATTATAAGAAATACATATAAATAG
- a CDS encoding uncharacterized protein (S. cerevisiae ortholog Env9 has similarity to oxidoreductases and is proposed to have vacuolar functions, found in lipid particles; hyphal-induced expression): MPSFELDSLPYLNPNVDRRIAFITGGSSGLGFYSVLQLYLHGYTVYIAGRSKSRCLKSIKELKNKAIDIRSEYTSSQLNERFLGDLRFLEVDLSNLNSVISAVENFKKLEDHLHILINNAGAMALPYTLTIDKFEIQLQTNFVSPLVLTTKLLPILQKTADKFPKLPTPRIIYLGSFGHQFALPYFNLSNNLNHYPNFIFTWIRYGMAKVAGIHFMKMLTLRNPKVLFLTVHPGLVMNTNLFSYWTRLPIVGIIFWFAFYLFGYFFGVTSKEGADVVIKCALDENLTVENDNGKYFGPDGKESQPSSIATNMDYAARTWIWTIKELSQRGIDIPNP; this comes from the coding sequence ATGCCCTCCTTTGAACTAGACTCATTACCTTATCTCAATCCAAATGTGGATAGAAGAATTGCATTTATCACTGGTGGAAGTAGTGGACTAGGGTTTTATTCAGTTTTACAACTATATTTACACGGATACACTGTTTATATAGCTGGTCGAAGCAAATCACGATGTCTCAAATCgattaaagaattgaaaaataaagcCATTGATATAAGACTGGAATATACTTCATcacaattgaatgaaagATTTTTAGGTGATTTAAGATTTTTAGAGGTAGATTTAAGTAATTTAAATCTGGTTATATCGGCAGtggaaaatttcaaaaaattagaagatCATTTAcatattttaattaataacGCTGGAGCAATGGCATTACCTTATACTTTAAccattgataaatttgaaattcaattgcAGACCAATTTTGTTTCACCATTGGTACTAACAACTAAATTATTACCAATATTACAAAAAACTGCTGATAAATTCCCCAAATTACCAACACCAAGAATCATCTATTTAGGTTCATTTGGTCATCAGTTTGCATTAccatatttcaatttaagtaataatttgaatcatTATCCCAATTTTATATTCACTTGGATTAGATATGGTATGGCAAAAGTTGCTGGGATACATTTTATGAAAATGCTTACATTGAGAAATCCTaaagtattatttttaacGGTACATCCAGGTCTTGTTATGAATacaaatttgttttcttatTGGACTAGATTACCTATAGTTGGAATAATATTTTGGTTTgcattttatttgtttggaTATTTTTTCGGGGTCACAAGTAAAGAAGGAGCTGATGTGGTTATTAAATGTGCTCTAGATGAAAATCTAACGgttgaaaatgataatggtaAATATTTTGGACCTGATGGTAAAGAATCTCAACCTTCAAGTATTGCTACAAATATGGACTATGCGGCAAGAACATGGATTTGGAcaataaaagaattgaGTCAAAGAGGTATTGATATACCAAATCCTTAA
- a CDS encoding gluconokinase (Putative gluconokinase; rat catheter biofilm induced), with translation MTTTTTNTTVIVVGGPAGTGKTTQGELISKHFQCPFIEGDALHPQENVDKMSQGIPLTDEDRWGWLKQLSQVSSSKAHESENTTKIAVVSCSILKKKYRDFIKENSVDPLIKFRFVFLYTTFEELMSRVENRKGHYMKSDMVKSQYDIMEIPHNGELLQNGGDAITVDTSGKSPEEIFKEIIVTDNILSKN, from the coding sequence ATGACAACGACAACGACAAACACAACCGTAATAGTAGTAGGTGGTCCAGCCGGTACCGGTAAAACAACTCAAGGTGAATTAATATCCAAACATTTTCAATGTCCATTTATAGAAGGTGATGCATTACATCCACAAGAAAATGTCGATAAAATGTCACAAGGTATCCCATTAACCGATGAAGATAGATGGGGGTGGTTAAAACAATTGAGTCAAGTATCAAGTTCTAAAGCCCATGAATCAGAAAATACCACCAAAATAGCCGTGGTTTCATGctcaattttgaaaaaaaaatatcgtgatttcattaaagaaaattctGTGGATCCATTGATTAAATTCAgatttgtatttttatatactacttttgaagaattgatgaGTAGAGTGGAAAATAGAAAAGGTCATTATATGAAATCAGATATGGTGAAATCACAATATGATATTATGGAAATTCCTCATAATGGTGAATTGTTACAAAATGGTGGTGATGCAATTACTGTTGATACAAGTGGTAAATCTCctgaagaaatttttaaagaaataattgtCACTGATAATATTTTGTCCAAGAATTGA